A single genomic interval of Spirosoma taeanense harbors:
- the hemC gene encoding hydroxymethylbilane synthase translates to MHIRIGTRSSRLAVWQAEHIQTLLQAGGLTSELVLIDTKGDKVLDRSLSKIGSKGVFTQELEDQLRVGSIDIAVHSAKDMPSTLPTGLALIAFTEREPANDVLISRDRTLSLTSGREFTVGTSSTRRVALLKHLCPHITTVEMRGNLQTRLRKLDEGQCDALLLAYAGVHRMGYDDLIVEHLPVREFTPPVGQGSIAIEVADTLALNKLNSIRQLTNHAPTEACLLAERAFLARLEGGCSIPSFALAQWTPEQTISLTGGLVSLDGSKIIRDTFVGAPGEADALGHALAESTLERGGDELLQQIRQTL, encoded by the coding sequence ATGCATATCAGAATTGGAACACGCAGCAGTCGGCTGGCCGTCTGGCAGGCTGAACACATACAAACCTTATTACAGGCGGGCGGACTTACGTCTGAACTGGTTCTTATTGACACTAAAGGCGATAAAGTACTCGACCGCTCGCTGTCGAAAATTGGCAGCAAGGGGGTATTTACCCAGGAGCTTGAAGATCAGCTCCGGGTGGGCAGCATTGACATCGCAGTGCACAGCGCCAAAGATATGCCGTCAACTCTACCGACCGGATTAGCACTCATTGCCTTCACCGAGCGCGAGCCCGCCAACGATGTGCTCATCAGCCGCGACCGAACGCTCTCACTGACCAGCGGCCGGGAGTTCACCGTCGGTACGTCCTCTACCCGCCGGGTTGCTTTGCTGAAACACCTTTGTCCGCATATTACGACAGTAGAAATGCGCGGTAACCTGCAAACCCGCCTGCGCAAACTCGATGAGGGCCAGTGCGATGCGCTGCTGTTGGCCTACGCCGGTGTTCACCGCATGGGTTACGACGATTTAATTGTTGAGCATCTGCCCGTTCGGGAGTTTACGCCACCCGTAGGCCAGGGCAGTATTGCCATTGAAGTCGCAGATACGCTGGCCCTGAACAAGCTGAATTCCATTCGGCAGCTAACCAACCATGCGCCCACCGAGGCCTGCCTGCTGGCCGAACGGGCGTTTCTGGCGCGGCTGGAAGGCGGATGCAGCATCCCGTCCTTTGCCCTGGCGCAGTGGACGCCCGAACAAACCATCAGCCTGACGGGCGGATTGGTTAGCCTGGACGGCAGTAAAATCATTCGGGATACGTTCGTAGGAGCACCCGGCGAGGCCGATGCACTAGGACATGCTCTGGCCGAGAGCACACTGGAGCGAGGGGGCGATGAACTTCTTCAGCAAATTCGTCAGACGCTATGA
- a CDS encoding DUF2283 domain-containing protein codes for MKVKYDREVDILYIRIADSPVEESDEERPGTVIDYDAEGRVVGIEIMNASKRVTRPDAIELEIA; via the coding sequence ATGAAGGTAAAGTATGACCGTGAAGTAGATATCCTATATATCAGGATCGCGGACTCGCCTGTTGAAGAAAGCGATGAAGAGCGGCCGGGTACTGTGATCGATTACGATGCAGAAGGAAGAGTGGTTGGTATTGAGATTATGAACGCATCGAAACGAGTAACACGGCCAGATGCTATTGAACTGGAAATCGCCTGA
- a CDS encoding FkbM family methyltransferase, which translates to MADVYEIDTLVHQLPSNPVVIDIGANAGFFEALLLSKINQATIYAYEPIPANVKTFQRMLQGNPRLQHQVRLFQTAVTGLPLDKLELFAEAAENSQVVASRFAGFNENNTQKLDVSCVTLSAIILNNNLQSIDLLKLDCEGSEYDILYHTAPELIKRINRMVIEVHDIDEDQNNISAFNEYIQSLGYSTTHEPINAFCHMMEAIRQ; encoded by the coding sequence ATGGCAGATGTTTATGAGATTGATACGCTTGTTCACCAACTGCCTTCTAACCCCGTAGTCATTGATATTGGCGCAAATGCCGGTTTTTTTGAGGCTCTGCTGCTGTCCAAAATTAATCAGGCCACGATTTACGCCTATGAGCCGATTCCGGCCAACGTAAAAACATTCCAGCGGATGTTGCAGGGCAATCCAAGACTTCAGCATCAGGTCCGGCTTTTCCAGACGGCCGTGACCGGATTGCCGCTCGACAAGCTGGAACTGTTTGCAGAAGCTGCCGAGAACAGCCAGGTGGTAGCTTCCCGGTTTGCAGGGTTTAATGAGAATAATACTCAAAAACTAGATGTCAGCTGCGTAACGCTGTCGGCTATTATCCTGAACAACAATCTGCAATCCATTGACCTGCTGAAGCTGGATTGCGAAGGCAGCGAATACGATATCCTATATCACACGGCTCCGGAACTTATAAAGCGGATCAACCGAATGGTCATTGAAGTACATGATATTGATGAGGACCAGAATAATATCAGCGCCTTCAATGAATACATTCAGTCATTAGGCTATAGCACCACGCATGAGCCCATCAATGCATTTTGCCATATGATGGAAGCGATTCGCCAGTGA
- a CDS encoding ribonucleotide-diphosphate reductase subunit beta, giving the protein MVQNDAIEPILEEDKNRFVLFPIKHWDIWEYYKTHEASFWTAEEIDLGQDMKDWNSLNDGERHFISHVLAFFAASDGIVNENLAVNFLSEVQYAEAKCFYGFQVMMENIHSETYSLLIDTYIKDPAEKDRLLNAIDTIPCVQKKAEWALRWIENGTFAERLIAFAAVEGIFFSGSFCSIYWLKKRGLMPGLTFSNELISRDEGLHRDFACMLYTDHIRNKMPESQIYDIIRNAVEIEQEFVADALPVSLIGMNADLMKQYIAFVADHLLTTLGMRKLYNVTNPFDFMDMISLQGKTNFFEKRVGEYQRGEVMAKFKAMKAQATSTQDAENPAPAPVAEEPKGFVMDADF; this is encoded by the coding sequence ATGGTACAAAACGACGCAATTGAACCGATCTTAGAAGAAGACAAAAACCGCTTTGTGCTGTTTCCTATCAAGCACTGGGATATCTGGGAATACTATAAAACCCACGAAGCCTCGTTCTGGACGGCCGAAGAAATAGACCTCGGTCAGGATATGAAGGACTGGAACAGCCTGAACGACGGCGAACGGCACTTCATCTCCCATGTCCTGGCGTTTTTTGCGGCTTCGGATGGGATTGTGAACGAAAATCTCGCCGTCAATTTTCTGTCGGAAGTGCAGTATGCCGAAGCCAAGTGTTTCTATGGCTTTCAGGTGATGATGGAAAATATCCACTCCGAGACCTATTCGCTGCTGATCGATACATACATCAAAGATCCGGCTGAAAAAGATCGTTTGCTTAATGCCATCGACACCATTCCCTGCGTTCAGAAAAAAGCCGAGTGGGCACTGCGCTGGATTGAAAACGGTACGTTTGCAGAGCGACTGATCGCATTTGCCGCCGTAGAAGGGATTTTCTTCTCGGGTTCGTTCTGCTCGATTTACTGGCTCAAAAAGCGGGGTCTGATGCCCGGCCTGACGTTCTCCAACGAATTGATTTCCCGCGACGAAGGGTTGCACCGCGATTTTGCGTGTATGCTCTACACGGACCACATCCGGAACAAGATGCCCGAGTCGCAGATTTATGATATTATTCGTAATGCCGTCGAAATTGAGCAGGAGTTTGTAGCCGATGCCCTGCCGGTGTCGCTCATTGGCATGAATGCCGATCTGATGAAGCAGTATATTGCCTTCGTGGCCGACCACCTGCTGACGACCCTTGGCATGCGTAAACTCTATAATGTAACGAACCCGTTCGATTTCATGGATATGATCTCACTGCAGGGCAAAACCAACTTCTTCGAGAAGCGCGTTGGCGAGTACCAGCGGGGTGAAGTCATGGCGAAGTTCAAAGCCATGAAAGCGCAGGCTACCAGTACGCAGGATGCCGAAAATCCGGCTCCAGCCCCAGTCGCCGAAGAGCCTAAAGGCTTCGTAATGGATGCGGATTTTTAG
- a CDS encoding ABC transporter permease, whose amino-acid sequence MNLFRISWSNLKDKPLSSFLSGLLMTFGITIISLLLLLNKQLDDQFRKNIKGIDMVLGAKGSPLQLILSSIYQIDSPTGNIPLDEADRLTRNPMIQTAIPLAMGDNYQSFRIIGTNKKYLDHFGATVGQGRLFQQNLETVIGPRVAEAAGLKLGDTFSGSHGLDAEGEAHADTKYKVVGILNRSNTVADQLILTPLSSVWAIHDHGHEGEEAPEGEEHEDEPHEITSMLIKFRNPLGMMLARGINTNSKLQAALPNIEINRLFSLLGVGVETLRGLAIVIMLISGISVFVSLYNSLKERRYEMALMLSMGATRAQLFGMLLLEGLVLALIGFVLGILLSRVGLWLFSSSVSSEYHYDLAAFGILPDEWALLGVAILIGLLAAALPALGVYRMNISRTLAKE is encoded by the coding sequence ATGAACCTGTTCCGAATCAGTTGGAGTAACCTTAAAGACAAACCGCTGAGCAGCTTTCTGAGCGGACTGCTCATGACCTTTGGCATCACCATTATCTCGTTGCTGCTCCTGCTCAACAAGCAGCTCGACGACCAGTTCCGGAAGAATATCAAAGGGATTGATATGGTTCTGGGCGCGAAGGGTAGCCCGTTGCAATTGATTCTGTCGAGTATCTATCAGATTGATTCGCCGACGGGCAATATTCCTCTTGACGAAGCCGACCGACTGACACGTAACCCCATGATTCAAACCGCCATCCCGCTGGCGATGGGCGACAACTACCAGTCGTTCCGGATTATCGGAACTAACAAAAAATACCTTGATCATTTTGGCGCGACCGTTGGCCAGGGGCGGCTGTTTCAGCAGAATCTGGAAACCGTGATTGGTCCCCGCGTAGCTGAAGCGGCCGGTCTGAAGCTGGGCGATACGTTTAGCGGCTCACACGGTCTGGACGCCGAGGGTGAAGCCCATGCCGATACTAAATACAAAGTTGTTGGGATTCTGAATCGAAGCAATACGGTTGCCGACCAGCTTATTCTGACCCCGCTGTCGAGCGTGTGGGCCATCCACGATCATGGCCACGAAGGTGAGGAAGCACCTGAAGGCGAAGAGCATGAAGATGAGCCGCACGAGATTACGAGTATGCTCATCAAGTTCCGGAACCCGCTGGGGATGATGCTGGCGCGAGGCATCAACACGAACTCGAAACTACAGGCGGCCCTGCCGAACATCGAAATAAACCGTCTGTTTTCGCTGCTGGGTGTAGGCGTTGAAACGCTGCGTGGGCTGGCAATTGTGATTATGCTAATTTCAGGTATCAGCGTGTTTGTATCGCTTTATAACTCCCTGAAAGAACGCCGTTATGAAATGGCGCTGATGCTGTCGATGGGTGCAACCCGGGCGCAGTTATTCGGCATGCTGCTGCTCGAAGGGCTCGTGCTGGCTCTGATTGGCTTTGTGCTGGGTATTCTGTTGAGCCGCGTGGGTCTATGGCTGTTTTCGAGCAGTGTCTCCTCTGAATATCATTACGATCTGGCCGCGTTCGGTATTCTTCCCGACGAATGGGCTTTATTGGGTGTAGCCATTCTGATTGGCTTGCTGGCGGCCGCCCTGCCTGCGCTGGGGGTTTACCGCATGAATATTTCCCGGACATTAGCCAAAGAGTAA
- a CDS encoding glycosyltransferase family 4 protein has product MPRVFLDTERMANLTSGLGQLCLHLGRELVRQKPPGWEITFLVSREQVGIFGPLATYKVAAKWRRLWHPWKFDVWHCPYQGTRFLPGRSTPLIYTILDLNYLSLPEYSLQRRARQKKRYQQRINQAVAITTISAYVAQDIREQLAVPAHTPLQVIYCGVETPSKAPETPPSIRPDGPFLFFIGMLQPYKNVHTLLPILEAFPEYRLVLAGPDDRPYGQEIREQARQMGIADRLLMPGPIDESTKWWLYANCDAFMFPSLLEGFGLPVVEAMALGKPVFCSPLTSLPEVGGSDAFYFSSFEAADVVETFRRGMEAFRNDPAMPDRLRQQSQRFRWETVAADYWKLYQQVYSGEMSQLQQQASNAL; this is encoded by the coding sequence ATGCCCCGAGTTTTTCTGGATACCGAACGCATGGCTAACCTAACCAGTGGCTTGGGTCAGCTTTGTTTACATCTAGGCCGGGAACTGGTGCGTCAGAAACCACCGGGCTGGGAAATCACCTTTCTGGTTTCCCGCGAACAGGTGGGTATTTTTGGCCCTTTGGCTACCTACAAAGTAGCGGCCAAATGGCGCCGATTATGGCATCCGTGGAAGTTTGACGTCTGGCACTGCCCCTATCAGGGAACCCGTTTTTTACCTGGCCGTAGTACCCCATTGATCTATACGATTCTGGATCTCAACTATCTGTCACTGCCGGAATACTCTCTTCAACGGAGAGCACGCCAGAAAAAGCGTTATCAGCAACGGATTAATCAGGCGGTTGCCATTACGACTATATCAGCGTACGTAGCGCAGGACATTCGGGAGCAGTTGGCGGTACCCGCCCACACCCCCTTGCAGGTTATTTACTGCGGAGTCGAAACACCTTCAAAAGCCCCCGAAACGCCCCCCTCCATTCGGCCCGATGGTCCGTTTCTGTTTTTTATCGGGATGCTGCAGCCGTATAAAAATGTGCATACCCTACTGCCGATTCTGGAAGCGTTTCCGGAGTATCGCCTGGTGCTGGCGGGTCCCGACGATCGTCCGTATGGGCAGGAGATTCGGGAGCAGGCCCGCCAGATGGGTATAGCCGACCGGCTGCTGATGCCCGGCCCAATCGACGAGTCAACCAAATGGTGGCTTTACGCTAACTGCGACGCGTTTATGTTCCCATCGCTGCTTGAAGGCTTTGGTCTGCCCGTTGTGGAAGCTATGGCTTTGGGCAAGCCCGTATTCTGCTCGCCCCTGACCAGTTTACCCGAAGTTGGTGGATCTGACGCTTTCTACTTTTCCTCATTCGAAGCCGCGGATGTTGTCGAAACGTTTCGGCGCGGTATGGAAGCCTTTCGCAACGATCCTGCCATGCCCGATCGGCTCCGGCAGCAAAGCCAGCGGTTTCGCTGGGAGACCGTAGCGGCCGATTACTGGAAACTTTATCAGCAGGTATATTCCGGCGAAATGAGCCAACTGCAGCAGCAGGCGTCAAACGCTTTATAA
- a CDS encoding Hsp20/alpha crystallin family protein: MKAIENVFQGTGGQVDLLNTLYGGSSQTTMNVEREDERLIIRLSAPGVSANSFNVLVEGNKLVLYTLLVSTSARKDGEGNTQRLAVPMFLRVLDIPTFVDADQIEAVHEHGQVLVMLPFKDEEHLHRRIDIKDLF, from the coding sequence ATGAAAGCGATAGAGAATGTATTTCAGGGAACGGGCGGTCAGGTTGATTTGCTCAACACCCTCTACGGCGGTTCGAGCCAAACGACGATGAACGTTGAGCGCGAAGACGAACGGCTGATCATCAGGCTGTCGGCTCCCGGTGTTAGTGCCAATTCGTTCAATGTTCTGGTTGAAGGAAACAAGCTCGTTCTATATACCTTATTGGTTAGTACGTCGGCTCGCAAGGATGGCGAAGGCAACACACAGCGGTTAGCCGTACCGATGTTTCTGCGGGTGCTTGATATTCCCACGTTTGTTGATGCCGATCAGATTGAAGCCGTCCACGAACACGGCCAGGTGCTGGTAATGCTGCCATTCAAAGACGAAGAGCACCTGCATCGGCGGATTGATATCAAAGATCTTTTCTAA
- a CDS encoding M1 family metallopeptidase: MKNLFLFLFLIPAAYAQFPGNLARYTQPGVDVQHYAFSLTLSDSTNQIQGETTIRFTRADDRQTVWFDLVAARPDSGQRADATLGMRVREVRLADGKTAPFSHRNDRVFINLPPAPNQPTEVTIRYEGTPARGLIISRNKYGDRTFFGDNWPNNARNYLPVVDHPSDKATCSFTVNTPATYRVIANGKLLGESAVAGGRTPRKLTRWQESTPIPTKVMVIGAARFAVEDVGAVGGVPVQSWLYPNDSQKGFIDYRPAKEILQYFIERIGPYSYEKLANVESTTVFGGMENASCIFYNEKVIVGHKDSDVEALLAHEIAHQWFGNSATESDWSQLWLSEGFATYFSGLYLEHAYGRDTLNAVLNQNKNQIFRYTALKPKGTVVDSTTTNLMDLLNPLSYQKGGWILHMLRHEVGDDIFWKGIRAYYEKFRNANAQTSDFQSVMESVSGKKLGQFFQQWLYQPGYPDLVWESSYDAAKKELVIDVRQIQRTGTVFVLPLTFSVRNASGRELSRSGKLIMNQQAQSFTIPVSAKPATIVIDPDNTVLMRAEASSRTQMGK; this comes from the coding sequence TTGAAAAACCTATTTCTTTTCCTGTTTTTAATTCCCGCTGCCTACGCCCAGTTTCCGGGTAATCTGGCGCGGTATACGCAGCCAGGCGTCGACGTTCAGCACTATGCATTCTCGCTCACGCTGAGCGACTCAACCAACCAAATTCAGGGTGAAACAACCATCCGCTTTACCCGCGCCGACGATCGCCAGACGGTTTGGTTCGACCTCGTCGCGGCCCGGCCTGACTCCGGCCAACGCGCCGACGCTACATTAGGAATGCGGGTGCGGGAAGTGCGTCTGGCCGATGGCAAAACCGCCCCGTTCAGCCACCGTAACGACCGGGTGTTTATCAATCTCCCTCCCGCTCCCAACCAGCCGACGGAAGTTACAATCCGTTACGAGGGTACACCCGCCCGTGGACTCATCATCAGCCGGAATAAGTACGGCGACCGGACGTTCTTCGGCGACAACTGGCCCAACAACGCCCGTAACTATTTGCCCGTTGTTGATCACCCATCCGACAAGGCGACCTGCTCCTTTACGGTTAATACGCCCGCTACCTATCGCGTCATTGCCAACGGAAAGTTGCTGGGCGAAAGTGCGGTCGCGGGCGGCCGAACACCCCGCAAGCTGACGCGCTGGCAGGAAAGTACACCCATCCCAACGAAAGTGATGGTCATTGGGGCGGCCCGCTTCGCAGTCGAAGACGTTGGCGCAGTGGGCGGGGTACCCGTACAAAGCTGGCTTTACCCCAACGACAGCCAGAAAGGGTTCATTGACTACCGGCCGGCGAAGGAGATTCTGCAATATTTCATTGAACGGATTGGCCCCTATTCGTACGAAAAGCTGGCAAACGTTGAATCAACCACGGTTTTTGGTGGCATGGAAAACGCCAGTTGTATTTTCTACAATGAGAAAGTCATTGTCGGTCATAAAGACTCGGACGTAGAGGCCCTGCTGGCGCACGAGATTGCGCATCAGTGGTTCGGCAACTCGGCGACCGAAAGCGACTGGTCGCAGCTTTGGCTGAGCGAAGGCTTCGCGACGTATTTTTCAGGACTATATCTGGAACACGCCTACGGCCGCGATACCCTCAACGCCGTGCTGAATCAGAACAAAAACCAAATATTCCGCTATACGGCCCTGAAGCCCAAAGGCACTGTTGTGGATTCGACCACGACGAACCTGATGGACCTACTGAACCCGCTTTCCTATCAGAAAGGCGGCTGGATTCTGCACATGCTCCGCCACGAAGTCGGCGACGACATTTTCTGGAAAGGCATTCGGGCCTATTATGAAAAGTTTCGCAACGCTAACGCCCAAACCAGCGATTTTCAGTCGGTAATGGAAAGCGTTTCGGGGAAAAAGCTGGGGCAGTTTTTCCAGCAGTGGCTCTACCAGCCCGGTTACCCTGATCTGGTCTGGGAATCGAGTTACGACGCGGCCAAGAAGGAACTGGTTATCGACGTTCGGCAGATTCAGCGTACCGGTACGGTCTTTGTGTTGCCGCTTACGTTCAGCGTTCGCAACGCGAGCGGCCGCGAATTGTCGCGCAGCGGCAAGCTGATTATGAACCAGCAGGCGCAGTCGTTTACCATACCGGTGTCGGCAAAACCGGCTACTATCGTCATCGACCCCGACAATACCGTACTGATGCGGGCCGAAGCGTCGAGCCGTACCCAAATGGGCAAGTAA
- a CDS encoding regulatory protein RecX, producing MTDTLKDALRKAAMFCAYQERTQQEVRDRLKEWGVWGDDAEEVIAKLIQQNYLNEERFAKSFAGGKFRVKGWGRRKIKQHLQQRGITGYNLDQAMKEIAPDDYRETLADLLDKKRRSLRDDNPLVIRQKLVRYAMSKGYESDLIFAVLGSED from the coding sequence ATGACCGATACGTTAAAAGACGCACTTCGCAAAGCCGCCATGTTTTGCGCTTACCAGGAGCGAACGCAGCAGGAAGTCCGCGACCGATTGAAAGAATGGGGCGTCTGGGGCGACGATGCCGAAGAAGTGATTGCCAAGCTGATTCAGCAGAACTACCTCAACGAAGAGCGCTTTGCCAAAAGCTTCGCGGGTGGCAAATTTCGCGTAAAAGGCTGGGGCCGACGTAAAATCAAGCAGCACCTGCAGCAGCGCGGCATCACAGGCTATAATCTCGATCAGGCCATGAAAGAAATCGCTCCGGACGACTACCGCGAAACGCTGGCCGATCTGCTCGATAAAAAGCGCCGGAGCCTGCGCGACGACAATCCTCTGGTTATCAGGCAGAAGCTGGTGCGCTATGCAATGAGCAAAGGGTATGAATCGGATCTCATCTTTGCGGTGCTGGGTAGTGAGGACTAA
- a CDS encoding GNAT family N-acetyltransferase, producing the protein MTVTIAQSDADVQRCLPALLALRPHLTADLAFKRIRYQQAHEQFVLAFIDDSTSTAPAVIGYRTMNLLYSGKTIYIDDLSTLLDARGKGYASALLDFVIEQARQTGCQCVSLDSGQNPARYDAHRLYLNKRFNIASHHFKLDL; encoded by the coding sequence ATGACTGTAACAATCGCCCAGTCGGACGCCGATGTTCAACGATGCCTGCCAGCACTGCTGGCGTTACGTCCACACCTGACCGCCGACCTCGCCTTCAAGCGGATTCGCTACCAGCAGGCGCATGAACAGTTTGTGCTGGCGTTTATCGACGACAGTACGTCAACGGCTCCGGCGGTGATTGGTTACCGGACCATGAATCTGCTCTACAGCGGCAAAACTATTTATATTGACGATCTGTCGACCCTGCTTGATGCCCGGGGTAAAGGGTACGCCAGCGCGTTACTCGATTTCGTTATTGAACAGGCCCGGCAAACAGGTTGCCAGTGCGTTTCACTGGATTCCGGCCAGAATCCGGCTCGCTACGACGCGCATCGGTTATACCTCAACAAGCGGTTCAATATTGCATCGCACCACTTTAAACTGGATTTATAA